In one Chitinophaga sancti genomic region, the following are encoded:
- a CDS encoding cupin domain-containing protein: MTTVQQKIFPTGSRLPTEDFTGNAYLTMLLKNDKNNEFSIGSVTFEPGARTNWHIHPKGQVLIVIEGATVSEEDYTGVNAN; the protein is encoded by the coding sequence ATGACAACGGTACAGCAAAAAATTTTCCCAACTGGAAGCCGGTTACCCACAGAAGACTTTACAGGTAATGCTTATTTGACTATGTTGCTGAAGAACGATAAGAACAACGAATTCTCTATCGGCAGTGTCACATTTGAACCTGGTGCCCGAACGAATTGGCATATCCATCCCAAAGGGCAGGTATTGATCGTTATTGAGGGGGCAACTGTTTCCGAGGAAGATTATACAGGTGTAAATGCAAATTAG
- a CDS encoding helix-turn-helix domain-containing protein, whose translation MIKSETGKSAHDYIHSTIIDKAKELIFVPKMTVSEIAYEPGFKYPQHFKRLFKNRVRISPTEYRFMNKNSHN comes from the coding sequence ATGATCAAAAGCGAAACGGGTAAATCGGCCCATGACTATATTCACAGCACTATTATAGATAAGGCAAAGGAATTGATATTTGTTCCTAAAATGACAGTTAGCGAGATTGCTTATGAACCTGGCTTTAAGTATCCGCAACATTTTAAGAGGTTATTTAAAAATCGGGTGAGAATATCTCCAACTGAATATAGATTTATGAATAAAAACAGCCACAATTAA
- a CDS encoding MalY/PatB family protein yields MKYYFDEIIPRRHTHSVKWDQASHVEMLPMSIADMDFRTAPAVIDALQRRVAHGIFGYTRISDTYFQAVVNWFTRRHQFALNKDWLLYTTGVVPALSAVIRALTQPGDKVIVQTPVYNCFFSSIRNNGCEVVCNELIFNNGEYRIDFADLEEKAKDSGVKLLLLCSPHNPVGRVWNREELIRIGNICLEHEVMVVADEIHCDLVYEGSKHVPFASLSEAFLLHSVTCIAPTKTFNMAGVQVANILAADKNVRLLIDRALNINEVSEISPFAVEALIAAYNEGEEWLDELIVYLQQNYNYLRGYFNRFLPQLYVLPLEGTYLVWVDVRALQQSSRELAQKLLTEMNLRVNEGTIYGDAGEGFIRINIACPRQYLEEGLSRLKAFLTGEVGTG; encoded by the coding sequence ATGAAATATTATTTTGACGAGATCATACCCCGAAGGCATACTCATTCCGTAAAATGGGATCAGGCTTCGCATGTTGAGATGTTGCCAATGTCGATTGCAGATATGGATTTTCGTACTGCGCCTGCTGTAATTGATGCTTTGCAAAGAAGAGTAGCGCACGGAATTTTTGGGTATACCAGGATATCAGATACATATTTTCAGGCAGTAGTCAACTGGTTTACACGCCGGCATCAATTTGCCTTAAACAAGGATTGGTTGTTGTATACTACAGGTGTAGTGCCTGCTTTATCGGCTGTTATTAGAGCATTGACACAACCCGGTGATAAGGTGATTGTTCAAACTCCGGTATATAATTGTTTTTTTTCTTCTATCCGGAATAATGGTTGTGAGGTTGTTTGTAATGAGCTTATTTTTAATAATGGGGAGTACAGAATAGATTTTGCAGACCTGGAAGAGAAGGCAAAAGATTCAGGTGTGAAATTATTACTGTTGTGTAGTCCACATAATCCGGTGGGTCGTGTGTGGAACCGGGAGGAACTGATAAGGATCGGTAATATCTGTTTAGAACATGAGGTCATGGTTGTGGCTGATGAGATACATTGCGACCTTGTTTATGAAGGCTCGAAGCATGTACCTTTTGCTTCCCTGAGTGAAGCGTTCTTATTGCATTCAGTGACTTGTATTGCACCTACCAAGACATTTAATATGGCAGGTGTACAGGTAGCTAATATATTGGCAGCTGATAAGAATGTTCGTTTGCTGATTGACCGTGCACTGAATATAAACGAGGTGTCTGAAATCAGCCCTTTTGCCGTTGAGGCATTGATAGCTGCTTACAATGAAGGGGAAGAATGGCTGGATGAGCTGATTGTTTATTTACAGCAGAACTATAACTATTTGCGGGGATACTTTAATCGGTTTTTGCCCCAATTATATGTGTTACCATTAGAAGGTACCTATTTGGTATGGGTAGATGTCCGGGCATTGCAACAATCTTCCCGGGAGCTTGCTCAAAAATTGTTGACGGAAATGAATCTCCGGGTCAATGAGGGTACAATATACGGTGATGCAGGAGAAGGGTTTATACGGATTAATATAGCGTGTCCGAGACAATATCTTGAAGAAGGCTTATCCAGATTGAAAGCATTTTTGACAGGGGAGGTGGGTACGGGTTAA
- a CDS encoding carboxymuconolactone decarboxylase family protein — translation MDLTRQQESLVAISLLTATGNLEELNIALNLGLDAGLTVNEVEEVLVQLNDLPGHLNFFSSGMAVLIL, via the coding sequence GTGGATCTGACACGTCAGCAGGAAAGCCTTGTAGCGATTTCCTTGCTGACAGCAACAGGGAATTTGGAAGAACTAAATATTGCGTTGAACCTGGGTCTTGATGCCGGGCTTACTGTAAATGAGGTTGAGGAAGTACTGGTACAATTAAATGATTTACCTGGCCATTTGAACTTTTTTTCATCAGGAATGGCAGTGTTAATTTTGTAA
- a CDS encoding NAD(P)-dependent alcohol dehydrogenase — protein MKENKHYSRRNFIQTSAVAGAALVLADPLQLFSNDMSANIKAKGYAGMGEQGKLVPWNFERRAVGDNDILIAIKYSGICHSDIHTVRGHWGKQQYPLVPGHEIAGIVMAVGKNVTKFKIGDKAGVGCMVDSCMECESCKHGEEHYCDRHETAFTYGFPDKTSPSGITQGGYANNLVVRDHFAIRIPDNIDLQHAAPLLCSGITTYSPLIKANFKRGDKVGIAGIGGLGHIAVKLAASKGADVYAFTTSPSKVDDIKKFGAKEVIVVDSLDKLKPYYGKLDFLLSTIPYAYDISFYANVVKPYGTMTQVGMPIGGHITSDYFQMMGNRVNINASMIGGIPETQEVMNYCADNNLLPEIQIIHATEINDAWEKVVNKAARYRYVIDAATF, from the coding sequence ATGAAAGAAAATAAGCACTATTCAAGGAGAAATTTTATTCAAACATCAGCAGTGGCAGGTGCAGCATTAGTGCTGGCTGACCCATTGCAGTTATTTTCAAATGATATGAGCGCAAATATTAAAGCAAAAGGTTACGCTGGAATGGGCGAGCAAGGCAAATTGGTTCCCTGGAATTTTGAACGTCGTGCTGTTGGTGATAATGATATCCTGATAGCAATCAAATACTCAGGAATTTGTCATTCAGATATTCATACGGTGAGAGGGCATTGGGGTAAGCAGCAATACCCTTTGGTTCCAGGGCATGAGATAGCTGGCATTGTAATGGCTGTTGGTAAAAATGTAACAAAGTTTAAAATTGGTGATAAAGCAGGTGTTGGTTGTATGGTGGATAGTTGCATGGAATGTGAAAGTTGTAAACATGGGGAGGAGCATTATTGTGACAGGCATGAGACTGCTTTTACGTATGGATTTCCGGATAAGACTTCACCTTCCGGTATTACACAGGGAGGATATGCAAATAACCTGGTAGTTAGAGATCATTTTGCTATTCGCATTCCGGATAATATTGACCTGCAGCATGCTGCTCCTTTATTATGTTCTGGTATCACAACTTATTCACCCTTGATCAAGGCAAACTTTAAAAGAGGGGATAAAGTCGGAATTGCAGGTATTGGCGGGTTAGGGCATATTGCTGTAAAGTTAGCCGCGTCAAAGGGCGCTGATGTATACGCGTTCACTACCTCACCGTCCAAAGTAGATGATATTAAGAAATTTGGTGCGAAGGAAGTGATTGTTGTAGATAGCCTGGATAAACTGAAACCATATTATGGAAAGCTGGACTTTTTATTGTCCACGATCCCATATGCATATGATATTAGCTTCTATGCCAATGTTGTGAAGCCATATGGTACTATGACGCAGGTAGGGATGCCGATTGGTGGGCATATCACAAGTGATTATTTTCAGATGATGGGCAATCGTGTCAATATCAATGCTTCAATGATCGGCGGGATTCCGGAGACACAAGAAGTGATGAATTATTGTGCAGATAATAACCTGTTACCAGAGATACAGATTATTCATGCAACAGAGATCAATGATGCATGGGAGAAAGTTGTGAACAAGGCGGCACGCTATCGTTATGTGATTGATGCGGCAACATTTTAA
- a CDS encoding helix-turn-helix domain-containing protein produces the protein MEKVNKIETVGQYNEYIGVDTRHPLVSVVNFSEVPGIISFRHYLGLYCIFYKNIKCGDMTYGCQPYDYEDGTLVFLSPGQVYGIDSKGIPVVPSGYALVFHPDLIKGTSLGKTIRNYTFFSYEVNEALHLSKKERKTILDCLEKISAEIDQNIDKHSKTLIVSNIELFFNNCMRFYDRQFITRSNANKDILTRFEKLLDDYFSSNQAEQSGLPNVAYCAEQLHLSANYFGDLIKKETGNTALDYIHNRLLEQAKTKIYETSKSFSEISDELGFKYQQHFTRFFKQKTGMTPNEFRNAN, from the coding sequence ATGGAAAAAGTAAATAAAATTGAGACTGTAGGACAGTATAACGAATATATAGGTGTAGACACCCGTCATCCACTAGTCAGCGTAGTAAATTTTAGTGAAGTACCAGGTATCATCAGCTTCCGTCATTACCTGGGCCTATATTGTATATTCTATAAGAATATCAAATGTGGAGATATGACATATGGTTGTCAACCTTATGATTATGAAGATGGTACACTTGTGTTTCTATCTCCCGGACAGGTGTACGGCATAGATAGTAAAGGAATACCTGTGGTGCCATCCGGTTATGCCCTGGTTTTTCATCCCGATCTTATCAAAGGCACCAGCCTGGGCAAAACTATCAGGAACTATACATTTTTTTCATATGAGGTGAATGAAGCATTGCACCTCTCCAAAAAAGAAAGAAAAACAATCCTTGACTGCCTGGAAAAAATATCTGCAGAAATTGACCAGAACATAGATAAACATAGCAAAACGCTGATAGTTTCAAACATTGAACTATTTTTTAATAATTGCATGCGATTTTATGACAGACAGTTCATTACCCGCAGTAATGCCAACAAGGATATATTAACAAGGTTTGAAAAGCTGCTGGACGATTACTTCTCCTCTAATCAGGCAGAACAATCCGGATTACCGAATGTCGCATATTGTGCAGAACAGCTGCATCTGTCTGCGAATTATTTCGGGGATCTGATCAAAAAAGAAACAGGTAACACTGCATTGGACTATATCCATAACAGGTTGTTAGAACAGGCTAAAACCAAAATCTATGAAACGTCAAAATCATTTAGTGAAATATCAGATGAACTGGGCTTCAAATATCAACAGCATTTTACGCGATTCTTTAAACAGAAGACCGGCATGACACCAAATGAATTCAGAAACGCGAATTAA
- a CDS encoding lysophospholipid acyltransferase family protein, translated as MPLIGCPVRISGRENFGPGHAYIIVCNHNSFMDIPATYAGIPGTHKSLAKKEMVRAPIFGIMYKIGSVLVDRKDPASRKQSFVEMKEVLENGIHMLLYPEGTRNKTGQPLKEFYDGAFSLAIETQRPILPAVIWGTREILPAGKAFFAWPHAVKMEFLPPVPTIGYTMDDVDELKTKVFKIMWDRYQEQ; from the coding sequence ATGCCACTGATCGGTTGCCCTGTCCGCATCAGCGGCAGGGAAAATTTCGGCCCTGGGCACGCCTATATTATTGTTTGTAACCACAACTCCTTCATGGATATCCCCGCCACTTACGCAGGCATTCCTGGTACACATAAAAGTCTCGCGAAAAAAGAAATGGTAAGAGCCCCCATCTTTGGTATCATGTACAAGATCGGCAGCGTATTGGTTGATCGCAAAGACCCCGCAAGCCGCAAACAGAGCTTTGTGGAAATGAAGGAAGTGCTGGAAAATGGCATCCATATGCTCTTGTATCCTGAAGGTACACGGAACAAAACAGGACAACCACTGAAGGAATTCTATGACGGCGCGTTTTCTCTCGCTATCGAAACACAGCGGCCTATTCTACCGGCTGTCATCTGGGGCACAAGAGAAATACTCCCTGCCGGTAAAGCCTTTTTTGCCTGGCCCCATGCCGTTAAAATGGAATTTCTCCCACCAGTACCTACCATTGGCTACACGATGGATGATGTAGATGAACTCAAGACAAAAGTCTTTAAAATCATGTGGGATCGTTATCAGGAGCAATAA
- a CDS encoding DUF3737 family protein — protein MSLEVVKGVFFEGERPLYGSRHLRLEQVKIYPGESALKESFDIEAVDCYFMGKYPFWHNTHILIRQCVFTVYSRAAIWYSKDIRMTDTLVEAPKMFREVDGLYLENVKFLNAAETCWNCRNLELHNVEVRDGNYIFMNSVNIKIDGIKLQGDYSFQDAKNVEIRNAYLDSRDAFWKTENVTVYDSVIIGEFLGWHSKNLRLINCKIGGSQPLCYAVDLVLENCELMDDCDLAFEYSTVNADINSNIKSIKNPLGGNITANGVGEIIYDENYRNPGECKIYVRNLVNS, from the coding sequence ATGAGTTTAGAAGTTGTTAAAGGAGTATTTTTTGAGGGGGAAAGGCCGCTATACGGATCAAGGCATTTAAGACTGGAACAGGTTAAAATATACCCCGGTGAATCCGCATTAAAGGAATCTTTTGATATTGAAGCGGTAGACTGTTACTTTATGGGTAAATATCCTTTCTGGCATAACACCCATATCCTCATCAGGCAATGTGTTTTTACTGTTTATAGCCGTGCTGCAATTTGGTATTCAAAGGATATCAGGATGACCGACACGCTGGTAGAAGCTCCTAAGATGTTTCGGGAAGTTGACGGACTTTATTTGGAGAATGTAAAATTTCTTAATGCGGCAGAAACTTGTTGGAACTGTCGTAACCTTGAACTGCACAACGTTGAAGTACGGGACGGGAATTATATTTTTATGAACAGTGTCAATATTAAAATTGACGGGATCAAATTACAAGGAGATTACTCATTCCAGGATGCAAAAAATGTAGAGATCAGAAATGCGTATTTGGATTCGAGAGATGCTTTCTGGAAAACAGAGAATGTAACTGTTTATGATTCTGTTATCATTGGCGAGTTTTTGGGGTGGCACTCGAAAAACCTGCGCTTGATTAATTGTAAAATAGGAGGTTCTCAGCCATTGTGTTATGCGGTTGACCTGGTGTTGGAAAATTGCGAACTAATGGATGATTGTGATCTGGCCTTTGAATACAGTACCGTCAATGCAGATATAAATAGCAATATTAAAAGCATAAAGAATCCATTGGGGGGAAATATCACGGCCAATGGTGTGGGTGAGATCATTTATGATGAAAATTACAGGAATCCTGGTGAATGCAAAATTTACGTCAGGAACCTCGTTAATAGTTAA
- the ung gene encoding uracil-DNA glycosylase, with protein sequence MDVKIEASWKDVLKDEFQKSYFEQIALLLKQEKALNRTIYPPGNLIFNAFEKTPFDKVKVVLLGQDPYHGPGQAHGLCFSVQDGVKPPPSLVNIFKELHADLGQPIPQGGNLTKWADHGVLLLNAFLTVRANEPASHSKAGWENFTDAVIKKVSDLKKDVVFILWGRFAQDKQVLIDATKHYILKAAHPSPFSADKGFFGCRHFSKANELLVKAGIEPVDWRL encoded by the coding sequence ATGGACGTTAAAATTGAAGCTAGTTGGAAAGACGTTTTGAAAGATGAATTCCAGAAATCTTACTTTGAACAAATTGCCCTACTTCTCAAGCAGGAAAAGGCTTTAAACCGAACCATCTACCCTCCGGGCAACCTTATCTTCAATGCATTCGAGAAAACTCCATTCGATAAAGTGAAAGTTGTTTTATTAGGTCAGGACCCTTATCATGGACCCGGACAAGCACATGGTTTATGCTTTTCTGTTCAGGATGGCGTCAAACCTCCCCCTTCCCTCGTAAACATTTTTAAAGAACTCCATGCCGACCTCGGGCAGCCAATCCCTCAGGGTGGAAACCTTACCAAATGGGCAGATCATGGTGTACTGCTCCTCAATGCGTTCCTCACCGTTCGCGCAAATGAACCCGCTTCACATTCTAAAGCCGGCTGGGAAAACTTTACAGATGCAGTGATCAAAAAGGTATCAGATCTGAAGAAAGATGTCGTTTTCATCCTCTGGGGCCGGTTTGCCCAGGATAAACAAGTGCTCATCGACGCAACCAAACACTATATTCTGAAAGCTGCACACCCTTCACCTTTCAGTGCGGATAAGGGCTTCTTTGGCTGCCGCCACTTCTCTAAGGCGAATGAACTGCTGGTAAAAGCAGGTATTGAACCTGTAGATTGGCGCCTGTAA
- a CDS encoding M48 family metallopeptidase: protein MAQLQADPPWLPGCMANIQQLGGTICDEQHCVDAQSANHKICTCVAPYLNGCLNNPTPNCCSYTATSPVWVALPGGGCYCCCGCFAHDTPVAISATESKPINEILVGDMIYVAEDSTLKNWTTKTVQFSSGTGDKASGTIMIQVDFGTDESNFETLYVTPTQVFYMPGGKLQRANTLQPGVNELVRADGSTVPILQLTTGYFEKGIHHVATSQTVATSMDGHLMLAKGIVCGDFALQLLVNDDMFVAGHKDLPEIGTKEYMEANKSIPGITQYKASTLGANLKEGRNDGIKREGEKVFTPFGEKGNARIPDDVNYFVRKEQAFDIQANAPRWPITSGAGVDMYNYLVKLFKGFFPGVNFYLDVENEVPNAYSFIEYNVPFIVVNGGLIRTKCVGFELLALVIAHELEHLYGGDPKGENGYTCEGMADYAAIAAVFPYIWFGMYSYTYRAAALDQVQVFFDFINPENRNGLPGNRCNFISIDCRLSAMAAASSTKDLPYCAGGNADPYLEVTGASAVQNGQYADVTINFNVAVDEATASALGNYVFRPKAAAFKAAVSSTDPAAVIVTADIISDTEYLVSVYNVLSANDEPLVPGKNQAKFTLAGGEPIESSAGASKGGKK from the coding sequence ATGGCACAATTACAAGCCGATCCCCCATGGCTGCCGGGTTGCATGGCAAACATTCAACAACTGGGAGGCACTATTTGCGATGAACAGCATTGTGTGGATGCCCAAAGCGCTAATCACAAAATATGCACCTGCGTGGCGCCCTATTTAAACGGATGCCTCAATAATCCCACGCCCAACTGCTGCTCCTACACGGCAACATCTCCTGTATGGGTGGCATTGCCTGGCGGTGGATGCTACTGCTGCTGCGGATGCTTTGCGCACGATACGCCGGTGGCCATCAGCGCAACCGAAAGCAAGCCAATCAATGAGATCCTGGTTGGCGATATGATTTATGTTGCCGAAGATTCGACGCTAAAAAACTGGACGACTAAAACCGTGCAGTTTAGCTCGGGCACCGGCGATAAAGCCAGTGGCACCATTATGATCCAGGTTGATTTCGGAACAGACGAAAGTAACTTTGAAACGCTGTATGTGACACCGACACAGGTATTTTACATGCCCGGCGGAAAATTACAGCGGGCAAACACTTTGCAGCCGGGGGTAAACGAGTTGGTGCGTGCAGACGGAAGCACCGTGCCTATATTACAGCTTACCACCGGTTATTTTGAAAAAGGTATTCACCATGTGGCCACCAGTCAGACAGTAGCCACATCGATGGACGGTCACCTGATGCTGGCCAAAGGCATTGTCTGCGGTGATTTTGCGCTTCAACTGCTGGTCAATGACGATATGTTCGTGGCGGGTCACAAGGATCTTCCCGAGATCGGCACAAAAGAATACATGGAAGCCAACAAGAGCATTCCTGGCATCACACAATATAAAGCTTCCACGCTGGGTGCCAACCTCAAAGAAGGCAGGAACGACGGCATAAAACGCGAAGGAGAAAAAGTGTTCACACCGTTCGGCGAAAAAGGCAACGCACGTATACCCGACGACGTGAACTATTTTGTGAGAAAGGAACAGGCCTTTGACATACAGGCCAATGCACCGCGCTGGCCCATCACTTCTGGTGCAGGCGTGGATATGTATAATTACCTCGTGAAGCTGTTTAAGGGATTCTTCCCCGGCGTGAACTTCTACCTCGATGTGGAGAACGAAGTGCCGAACGCTTATTCTTTTATAGAATATAATGTACCGTTCATCGTTGTCAATGGAGGTCTTATCCGCACCAAGTGTGTAGGCTTCGAGCTGCTGGCGCTGGTGATAGCGCATGAACTGGAGCACCTGTACGGAGGCGATCCTAAAGGTGAGAACGGCTACACCTGCGAAGGCATGGCCGATTACGCAGCCATCGCCGCGGTATTCCCGTATATCTGGTTTGGCATGTATTCTTACACTTACCGGGCGGCTGCATTAGACCAGGTGCAAGTGTTCTTTGATTTCATCAATCCCGAGAACAGGAACGGTCTGCCTGGCAACCGTTGCAATTTTATCAGCATCGATTGCCGGCTCAGCGCCATGGCCGCAGCATCGAGCACCAAAGACCTGCCGTATTGTGCAGGTGGTAATGCGGATCCATACCTGGAGGTCACCGGCGCCTCAGCTGTGCAGAACGGGCAGTATGCCGATGTTACGATCAATTTCAATGTGGCGGTTGATGAAGCCACCGCGTCTGCGTTGGGCAATTATGTATTCCGCCCCAAAGCAGCGGCATTCAAGGCCGCGGTATCTTCCACCGATCCCGCAGCTGTGATCGTTACTGCTGATATCATTTCTGATACGGAATACCTCGTAAGCGTGTACAACGTGCTTTCGGCCAACGACGAGCCGCTGGTACCGGGTAAAAACCAGGCAAAATTCACACTTGCTGGAGGCGAGCCTATAGAAAGCTCGGCCGGTGCTTCAAAAGGTGGAAAGAAATAG